Proteins from a single region of Campylobacter sp. RM16704:
- the moaC gene encoding cyclic pyranopterin monophosphate synthase MoaC codes for MNLTHLDEKNHPKMVDVSQKNITQREACASGKIYMSKEAFRAIIENKAKKGPVLQTAITAAIMGAKQTPNLIPMCHPLMVSKVQTHIEENEKECSFKLFVSVKCEGKTGVEMESLTAVSIGLLTIYDMVKAIDKSMQITDIVLESKEGGKSGKYLRS; via the coding sequence ATGAATTTAACACATTTAGATGAAAAAAATCATCCTAAAATGGTAGATGTTAGTCAAAAAAACATAACCCAAAGAGAAGCTTGTGCAAGTGGTAAAATATATATGAGTAAAGAGGCTTTTAGAGCTATCATTGAAAATAAAGCCAAAAAAGGACCTGTTTTACAAACTGCTATTACAGCAGCTATAATGGGAGCAAAGCAAACTCCAAACCTCATTCCAATGTGTCATCCTTTGATGGTTTCAAAAGTTCAAACCCATATAGAAGAAAACGAAAAAGAATGTTCTTTTAAACTTTTTGTAAGTGTTAAATGTGAAGGAAAAACAGGCGTAGAAATGGAAAGTTTAACTGCTGTTAGCATAGGACTTTTAACTATTTATGATATGGTTAAAGCTATTGATAAAAGTATGCAAATTACTGATATAGTTTTAGAAAGCAAAGAAGGAGGAAAAAGTGGTAAATATCTGCGATCTTAA
- a CDS encoding highly acidic protein, which yields MSYENEEFEEYDDYEYDDYEEDAYTNNQKSYNYDDDDYEYEDDYNDDDTYEME from the coding sequence ATGTCTTATGAAAATGAAGAATTTGAAGAATATGATGATTATGAGTATGATGATTATGAAGAAGATGCTTACACAAATAATCAAAAATCATACAATTATGATGATGATGATTATGAGTATGAGGATGATTATAACGATGATGACACCTATGAAATGGAGTAA
- a CDS encoding MFS transporter produces MSKNLSRKDIKVLGLSSLGGTLEFYDFIIFVFFASYISKNFFPENLSPFWQMFNTYGIFAAGYLARPLGGIVMAHFGDKFGRKKMFMLSILLMVIPTFMLAFIPGYESIGYLCIVLLVSVRICQGIAIGGELPGAWVFVFEHAPKGQKRTYLGFLTASVVGGILLGSIVFLIMNKLYTQEELYEWAWRIPFFLGGIFGIISVYLRKFLRETPVFEQMKKDKALEKFPLKEVFKKAKLGIVASMLITWVLTACIVVMILIIPSFMAKMLNIDASVQTYMQMLGIVILVIGCILSGILADKIGIVKSCIIFSIGFFFVCWLYFNALYVELPDFNQVCIYYLTACFFAGVLNFCPLIMSEVFDSKIKFSGLSFSYNIAYAIAGGFTPQLALFLHTFALKNLENIWRFSLGFYMLAMALIALLSVFIFKYLNNIQRTYSQ; encoded by the coding sequence GTGAGTAAAAATCTTAGTAGAAAAGATATAAAAGTTTTAGGTTTATCATCTTTAGGTGGAACTTTAGAGTTTTATGATTTTATTATTTTTGTATTTTTTGCAAGTTATATTTCAAAAAACTTTTTCCCTGAAAATTTAAGTCCCTTTTGGCAAATGTTTAACACTTATGGAATTTTTGCAGCAGGGTATTTAGCTAGACCACTTGGTGGTATAGTTATGGCACATTTTGGAGACAAATTTGGTCGTAAGAAAATGTTTATGCTAAGTATTTTACTTATGGTTATACCTACTTTTATGCTTGCTTTTATACCAGGTTATGAAAGTATAGGATATTTGTGTATAGTGCTTTTAGTATCTGTGAGAATTTGTCAAGGTATAGCTATAGGTGGAGAATTACCAGGTGCTTGGGTTTTTGTGTTTGAACATGCACCAAAAGGGCAAAAGCGAACTTATCTTGGGTTTTTAACTGCTTCTGTAGTAGGTGGAATTTTGCTTGGTAGTATCGTGTTTTTAATAATGAATAAACTTTATACTCAAGAAGAACTTTATGAATGGGCTTGGAGAATTCCGTTTTTCTTAGGTGGGATTTTTGGTATTATCTCAGTATATTTGCGTAAATTCTTAAGAGAAACTCCAGTTTTTGAACAAATGAAAAAAGATAAAGCCTTAGAGAAATTCCCGTTAAAAGAAGTGTTTAAAAAGGCTAAATTAGGCATAGTAGCATCTATGCTTATTACTTGGGTTTTAACAGCCTGTATAGTTGTAATGATTTTGATTATTCCATCTTTTATGGCTAAAATGCTAAATATAGATGCAAGTGTGCAAACATATATGCAAATGCTTGGAATAGTTATACTTGTTATAGGCTGTATATTGAGTGGAATTTTGGCCGATAAAATTGGCATAGTAAAATCTTGTATTATCTTTTCCATAGGATTTTTCTTTGTTTGTTGGTTGTATTTTAATGCACTTTATGTTGAACTACCTGATTTTAATCAAGTATGTATATATTATCTAACAGCATGTTTTTTTGCTGGAGTATTGAATTTTTGTCCTTTGATTATGAGTGAAGTGTTTGATTCTAAAATTAAATTTTCAGGACTTAGCTTTTCTTATAATATAGCTTATGCTATAGCAGGTGGCTTTACTCCACAACTTGCATTGTTTTTACATACTTTTGCTTTGAAAAATTTAGAAAATATTTGGCGTTTTTCTTTGGGTTTTTATATGCTTGCTATGGCTTTAATAGCTCTTTTATCTGTTTTTATTTTTAAATACCTTAATAATATCCAACGCACATACTCTCAGTGA
- a CDS encoding group III truncated hemoglobin, with protein sequence MKFQNINHESIKELMDIFYAKIRIDKDLGPIFNDKIGIDDESWKKHKEKIASFWAGMFLGDPSYSGSPLKAHHELPPFPREFFDIWLKLFDESLQEIFEEEPRNIIIERAKMIAQRFQMIIYDHKFA encoded by the coding sequence ATGAAATTTCAAAATATCAATCATGAAAGTATAAAAGAACTTATGGATATTTTTTATGCAAAAATAAGAATAGATAAAGATTTAGGACCTATTTTTAATGATAAAATAGGAATAGATGATGAAAGTTGGAAAAAACACAAAGAAAAAATTGCAAGTTTTTGGGCAGGAATGTTTTTAGGTGATCCAAGCTATAGTGGTTCGCCTTTAAAAGCACACCATGAATTACCTCCATTTCCAAGGGAATTTTTTGATATTTGGCTTAAATTATTTGATGAAAGTTTGCAAGAAATATTTGAAGAAGAACCAAGAAATATTATTATTGAAAGAGCCAAAATGATAGCTCAAAGATTTCAAATGATTATTTATGATCATAAATTTGCTTAA
- a CDS encoding AMIN domain-containing protein, producing the protein MRIKFFILFLLFCVFLNAKDNPFDNNFEQQNTEFAKLSPFQRQDFNFNSNARILKNITITYINLDGSEEQVTLDIHKSINWHDTYSFIKTKSPDATPILDVSVTVPQEQGSKNTKSEENNTTLNIETPLFSGNIYNFLSISFYNNKINIKTEDKMLRNLSIGDPTKIIIDFAKKQNFNTKTLHVNTAKVKKVVFGSHKGYYRLVIYLDGKYDYNYSYSENLHTFNYR; encoded by the coding sequence ATGAGAATTAAATTTTTTATATTGTTTTTACTATTTTGTGTATTTTTAAATGCAAAAGACAATCCCTTTGATAACAATTTTGAACAACAAAATACTGAATTTGCAAAACTTAGTCCTTTTCAAAGACAAGATTTTAACTTTAATTCTAATGCAAGAATTTTAAAGAATATTACTATTACTTATATCAATCTTGATGGTTCTGAAGAGCAAGTGACTTTAGATATACACAAAAGCATTAATTGGCATGATACTTATTCATTTATAAAAACAAAAAGCCCAGATGCTACTCCAATACTAGATGTTTCTGTTACTGTGCCACAAGAGCAAGGTTCAAAAAATACAAAATCAGAAGAAAACAATACAACTTTAAATATAGAAACTCCATTATTTAGCGGAAATATTTATAATTTTTTATCTATTAGCTTTTACAACAATAAAATCAACATTAAAACTGAAGATAAAATGTTAAGGAATTTATCCATAGGTGATCCTACAAAAATTATCATAGATTTTGCTAAAAAGCAAAATTTTAATACAAAAACCTTACATGTAAATACAGCAAAAGTTAAAAAAGTTGTTTTTGGCTCACATAAAGGGTATTATCGTCTAGTGATTTATCTTGATGGAAAATACGATTATAACTACTCATATAGCGAAAATTTACATACTTTTAATTACCGTTAA
- the eno gene encoding phosphopyruvate hydratase encodes MLIIEDLRAFEVLDSRGNPTIKAEIILSDGSVGSAIVPSGASTGKKEALELRDNDERFGGKGVLKAIENINNTIAENIIGLDAFNQTQLDNTLLELDGTKNYSNLGANATLGISMATARAVANALGIPLYRYLGGTNASVLPVPMCNIINGGAHANNSVDFQEFMIMPFGFSSFKEGLRSVCEIYAVLKKELASLGHSTALGDEGGFAPNLANNTEPLELLMTCIKKAGYENKIKLALDVASSELYKDGKYHLESKVFSSEDLIARYEELCAKYPIFSIEDGLAEDDYEGWIKLTQKLGNKVQLVGDDLFVTNEDILREGIMKNMANAVLIKPNQIGTITQTMRTVRLAHRNNYKCIMSHRSGESEDTFIADFAVALNTGQIKTGALARGERTAKYNRLLEIELDNDEYLGDKL; translated from the coding sequence ATGTTAATTATTGAAGACTTAAGAGCTTTTGAAGTTTTAGATAGCAGAGGAAATCCTACCATAAAAGCTGAAATTATACTAAGTGATGGTAGCGTAGGTAGTGCTATCGTTCCAAGTGGTGCAAGTACAGGAAAAAAAGAAGCTTTGGAATTAAGAGATAATGATGAAAGATTTGGTGGAAAAGGGGTTTTAAAAGCAATTGAAAATATTAATAACACTATCGCTGAAAATATCATAGGTCTTGATGCTTTTAACCAAACTCAATTAGATAATACTTTATTAGAACTTGATGGGACAAAAAATTACTCAAATTTAGGAGCAAACGCAACTTTAGGAATTTCTATGGCTACAGCTCGTGCTGTGGCTAATGCTTTAGGAATTCCATTATATCGTTATCTAGGTGGGACTAATGCGAGCGTATTGCCTGTGCCAATGTGTAATATCATCAATGGTGGTGCTCATGCAAACAATAGTGTAGACTTTCAAGAATTCATGATTATGCCTTTTGGTTTTTCATCTTTCAAAGAAGGATTAAGATCAGTTTGTGAAATTTATGCAGTATTAAAAAAAGAACTAGCTAGTTTAGGTCACTCTACTGCCTTAGGTGATGAGGGTGGTTTTGCACCAAATTTAGCAAATAACACCGAACCACTTGAACTTTTAATGACTTGCATTAAAAAAGCAGGTTATGAAAATAAAATCAAATTAGCATTAGATGTAGCAAGTAGCGAACTTTACAAAGATGGTAAATATCACTTAGAAAGTAAAGTTTTCTCAAGTGAAGACTTAATCGCTCGTTATGAAGAATTATGTGCTAAGTATCCTATTTTTAGCATTGAAGATGGCTTGGCTGAAGATGATTATGAAGGTTGGATTAAACTCACTCAAAAACTTGGTAATAAAGTTCAACTTGTGGGAGATGATTTATTTGTAACTAATGAAGATATTTTAAGAGAAGGTATCATGAAAAATATGGCAAATGCTGTATTAATTAAACCAAATCAAATAGGCACTATTACCCAAACTATGAGAACAGTTAGACTTGCTCATAGAAATAATTATAAATGCATTATGAGTCATAGAAGTGGCGAAAGCGAAGATACTTTTATAGCTGATTTTGCCGTAGCATTAAATACAGGACAAATCAAAACAGGAGCCTTAGCAAGAGGTGAAAGAACGGCTAAATATAATCGTTTGTTAGAAATTGAACTTGACAATGATGAATACTTAGGAGATAAACTCTGA
- the recA gene encoding recombinase RecA: MDDNKRKSLDAALKSLDKTFGKGTILRLGDKEVEKIDSIPTGSVGLDLALGIGGVPKGRIIEIYGPESSGKTTLTLHIIAECQKKGGVCAFIDAEHALDVKYAKNLGVDTENLYISQPDFGEQALEIVETIARSGAIDLIVVDSVAALTPKAEIEGDMGDQHVGLQARLMSQALRKLTGIIHKMNTTVVFINQIRMKIGMMGYGTPETTTGGNALKFYASVRLDVRKTATLKQNDEPIGNRVKVKVAKNKVAPPFKQAEFDVMFGEGISREGELIDYGVKLDIIDKSGAWFSYKASKLGQGRENAKAFLKENPAIADEITQAIQNSIGIDSMILGAKDDEGDE, from the coding sequence ATGGATGATAATAAAAGAAAATCGCTTGATGCAGCTTTAAAAAGTCTTGATAAAACCTTTGGAAAAGGAACTATTTTAAGATTAGGTGATAAAGAAGTTGAAAAGATTGATTCTATCCCTACAGGCTCGGTTGGACTTGATTTAGCTTTAGGTATAGGTGGAGTTCCAAAAGGAAGAATCATAGAAATTTATGGACCTGAAAGCTCTGGTAAAACAACGCTGACTTTGCATATTATAGCAGAGTGTCAAAAAAAAGGCGGAGTTTGTGCGTTTATTGATGCTGAACACGCACTTGATGTAAAATATGCAAAAAATTTAGGAGTAGATACAGAAAATCTTTATATTTCTCAACCAGATTTTGGCGAACAAGCTTTAGAAATCGTTGAAACTATAGCAAGAAGTGGTGCTATTGATTTAATAGTAGTAGATAGTGTTGCTGCACTCACTCCAAAAGCTGAAATTGAAGGTGATATGGGCGATCAACATGTAGGACTTCAAGCAAGATTAATGAGTCAAGCTTTAAGAAAATTAACAGGAATTATTCATAAGATGAATACTACGGTTGTTTTTATCAACCAAATTCGTATGAAAATAGGTATGATGGGCTATGGCACTCCTGAAACAACCACTGGTGGAAATGCTTTAAAATTTTATGCTTCAGTGCGTTTAGATGTAAGAAAAACTGCCACTTTAAAACAAAACGATGAGCCTATTGGAAACCGCGTTAAAGTTAAAGTAGCTAAAAATAAAGTCGCACCACCTTTTAAACAAGCTGAATTTGATGTAATGTTTGGCGAGGGTATTAGCCGTGAAGGTGAGCTAATAGACTATGGTGTAAAACTTGATATTATTGATAAAAGCGGTGCGTGGTTTTCTTACAAAGCTTCTAAACTTGGACAAGGTAGAGAAAATGCTAAAGCATTTTTAAAAGAAAACCCAGCTATTGCAGATGAAATCACACAAGCTATACAAAATTCTATCGGTATAGATAGTATGATTTTAGGTGCAAAAGATGATGAGGGAGATGAATAA
- a CDS encoding menaquinone biosynthesis family protein, with the protein MNKKISVAHSPDADDIFMYMAIKFGWVGNAYEYENTALDIQTLNELALQNIYDVSAISFALYPLIASEYALLKTAVSFGEGYGPKLIKKKDKKLKPNFKVALSGAHTTNALIFRIKYPQARIIYKNFLEIEKAVLEDEVDAGVLIHESILEFDSSLCVEAELWDIWQELAKDDLPLPLGGMALRRSLPLNDAIAIEKDLIKAVEIADHNRKILASMLLERNLIRVDSQKLDIYLNLYANKNSINMNDRQYNAIDKLFELGFNHKFYEKLIKSKDYLIPNEYEKFRNS; encoded by the coding sequence ATGAATAAAAAAATTAGTGTAGCACATTCTCCTGATGCTGATGATATTTTTATGTATATGGCAATTAAATTTGGCTGGGTTGGAAATGCTTATGAGTATGAAAATACGGCCTTAGATATACAAACTTTAAACGAACTTGCACTACAAAATATCTATGATGTTAGTGCGATTTCTTTTGCACTTTATCCTTTAATAGCTAGTGAATATGCTTTATTAAAAACAGCTGTAAGTTTTGGTGAGGGTTATGGACCAAAGCTTATAAAGAAAAAAGACAAGAAATTAAAGCCAAATTTTAAAGTTGCATTAAGTGGAGCACATACTACCAATGCTTTAATTTTCCGTATAAAATACCCACAAGCAAGAATTATTTATAAGAATTTTTTAGAAATTGAAAAAGCTGTTTTAGAAGATGAGGTAGATGCAGGAGTGCTTATACATGAAAGTATTTTAGAGTTTGATTCTAGTTTATGCGTGGAAGCTGAACTTTGGGATATATGGCAAGAACTAGCAAAAGATGATTTGCCTTTACCTTTAGGTGGTATGGCACTTAGAAGATCTTTGCCTTTAAATGATGCTATAGCAATTGAGAAAGATTTAATTAAAGCAGTAGAGATAGCTGATCATAATAGAAAAATTCTAGCTTCTATGCTTTTAGAGCGTAATTTAATACGCGTTGATTCACAAAAACTTGATATATATTTAAATTTATATGCAAATAAAAATTCTATTAATATGAATGATAGGCAATATAATGCTATTGATAAGCTTTTTGAGCTTGGGTTTAATCACAAATTTTATGAAAAGCTAATTAAAAGCAAAGATTATCTTATACCTAACGAATATGAAAAATTTAGAAATTCTTGA
- the fliQ gene encoding flagellar biosynthesis protein FliQ: protein MESTLVALGVQTFKITLMLSLPMLLAGLIAGLIISIFQAVTQINEATLSFVPKILLVVVVIVFLMPWMISSMTDFTINMLNQIPNFIR from the coding sequence ATGGAAAGTACTTTAGTAGCTTTGGGTGTTCAAACTTTTAAAATTACGCTTATGCTTTCTTTGCCTATGCTTTTAGCAGGGCTTATAGCAGGGCTTATTATAAGTATTTTTCAAGCTGTTACACAAATTAATGAAGCTACTCTTTCTTTTGTACCAAAAATTTTACTTGTTGTTGTTGTGATAGTTTTTTTAATGCCTTGGATGATAAGTTCAATGACAGATTTTACTATTAATATGCTAAATCAAATTCCAAATTTTATTCGATGA
- a CDS encoding UDP-N-acetylmuramate dehydrogenase, translated as MIIDFSKYSSVRIGESFEVQVLEELCEFDGFLIGGANNLLISSNPKKLGILGKNFDYIKILDQNEKGMFLEIGSSVKSLKMYHFAKENNLKGFEFLKNIPGTLGGILKMNAGLKDENISKTLISIQTFKNEILKQDIAFAYRFNPIKEVMFSAKFFLEYGFNSTKDELLKNARKNQPKGASFGSIFKNPKNDYAGRLIEAVGLKGFSKNDAMFSNEHANFLINKKHASFDDAMFLIELAKKRIFEEFGISLEEEVVII; from the coding sequence ATGATTATTGATTTTTCTAAATATTCTTCTGTGCGTATAGGGGAAAGCTTTGAAGTGCAAGTACTTGAAGAGCTTTGCGAATTTGATGGTTTTTTAATAGGTGGAGCAAATAATCTTTTAATTTCTTCTAATCCTAAAAAACTTGGAATTTTAGGAAAGAATTTTGATTATATTAAAATTTTAGATCAAAATGAAAAAGGTATGTTTTTAGAGATAGGTTCTAGTGTGAAATCTCTTAAAATGTATCATTTTGCTAAAGAAAACAACCTAAAAGGATTTGAGTTTTTAAAAAATATCCCAGGGACTTTAGGTGGAATTTTAAAAATGAATGCGGGTTTAAAAGATGAAAATATTAGTAAAACTTTAATTAGTATTCAAACTTTTAAAAATGAAATTTTAAAACAAGATATTGCTTTTGCTTATAGATTTAATCCTATTAAAGAAGTGATGTTTAGTGCAAAGTTTTTTTTAGAATATGGATTTAACTCGACTAAAGATGAGCTTTTAAAAAATGCAAGGAAAAACCAACCTAAAGGTGCCAGTTTTGGCTCTATTTTTAAAAATCCTAAAAATGATTATGCCGGAAGATTGATAGAAGCTGTAGGACTTAAAGGTTTTAGTAAAAATGATGCAATGTTTAGCAACGAACATGCTAATTTTTTAATCAATAAAAAGCATGCAAGTTTTGATGATGCTATGTTTTTAATAGAACTTGCTAAAAAAAGAATATTTGAAGAATTTGGAATTAGTTTAGAAGAAGAAGTAGTGATTATATAG
- a CDS encoding 3'(2'),5'-bisphosphate nucleotidase CysQ family protein, translating to MKNLDSLLELALKAGKEASKILLEYKDKNTLWFKDDNSPVGLADIKSNEIISEILASSDIAICSEENILSYEERKNLEYFWLIDPLDGTKSYAKKDKEYCALIALIHKNTPVLSLISDVENDMFYYAHIHTKVYKNDKILNHSLDKYEEVKNIALYSKNHDNNEDFFIQNHLKGIKVSSALKFVYLLEAKAGIYPRFGGPKAWDIAAGDFLIKQNGGILYDFNQKALDYNSPDFKLPSFIAFAKTNFKLKGF from the coding sequence ATGAAAAATTTAGATTCACTTTTAGAACTAGCTTTAAAAGCAGGCAAAGAAGCTTCTAAAATACTACTTGAATATAAAGATAAAAATACTTTGTGGTTTAAAGATGATAACTCCCCTGTTGGCTTAGCTGATATAAAATCAAATGAAATTATTAGTGAAATTTTAGCTTCAAGTGATATAGCTATATGCTCTGAAGAAAATATACTTTCCTATGAAGAAAGAAAAAATTTAGAGTATTTTTGGCTTATAGATCCACTTGATGGCACAAAATCTTATGCTAAAAAAGATAAAGAATATTGTGCTTTAATTGCATTAATTCATAAAAATACTCCCGTGCTTTCACTTATAAGTGATGTAGAAAATGATATGTTTTACTATGCACACATTCACACAAAAGTTTATAAAAATGATAAAATTTTAAATCATAGTTTAGATAAATATGAAGAAGTTAAAAATATAGCCCTTTACTCTAAAAATCACGACAATAATGAAGATTTTTTCATTCAAAATCATCTTAAAGGCATTAAGGTTTCATCTGCTTTAAAATTTGTGTATTTACTTGAAGCAAAGGCTGGAATTTACCCACGCTTTGGTGGTCCAAAAGCTTGGGATATAGCTGCTGGAGATTTTTTGATTAAGCAAAATGGTGGAATTTTATATGATTTTAATCAAAAGGCTTTAGATTATAATAGTCCTGATTTTAAACTTCCAAGTTTTATAGCTTTTGCTAAAACTAATTTTAAATTAAAAGGTTTTTAA
- a CDS encoding sodium/hydrogen exchanger family protein, with the protein MLAHAIDTQAATDLKILLVVAGCLLTSPYIAKFLKLPLSATEIMLGSFIGFIGFIEESENFKLLANAGFYYLMFIAGMEINLKTFLNTDKSLLNKAFIYIIFLYVFSILAVESIDISYIFVIIIPVMSVGLLSTLYRDFGKNCEWLNVSMIVATLAEVVSIVLLTIAAAFLGKGADLFSLTQNLLYLVGFLALCIFGFKFLEVLFWWYPQLKTILMPWQDQNEKDIRFCMAIFIAIVAIMIYFKLEVALGAFIAGSFIATFFDHKKDLEHKLSSFGYGFLIPIFFIYIGSSFKLQMLLNPQVLIIAFSLTAFMIGLRIFCAMTFVKILGLKNTFLFGLSHSMPLTLLIAVATLSYQTNIITQDIYSGLVLTALLEAILAISLIKFVNNLSKKQLC; encoded by the coding sequence TTGCTAGCTCATGCCATTGATACTCAAGCTGCTACGGATTTAAAAATTTTATTAGTCGTAGCAGGGTGTTTGCTAACTTCACCTTATATTGCTAAATTTTTAAAACTCCCACTTTCAGCTACTGAAATTATGCTTGGCTCTTTTATAGGTTTTATAGGTTTTATAGAAGAAAGTGAAAATTTTAAACTTTTAGCTAATGCGGGGTTTTATTATCTTATGTTTATTGCAGGTATGGAGATTAATCTCAAAACTTTTTTAAATACAGACAAAAGCTTACTTAATAAAGCTTTTATTTATATTATATTTTTATATGTTTTTAGTATTTTAGCAGTTGAAAGTATAGACATTTCTTATATTTTTGTCATTATTATACCTGTTATGAGTGTGGGTTTGCTCTCAACGCTTTATAGGGATTTTGGTAAAAATTGCGAGTGGCTTAATGTATCTATGATAGTAGCTACTTTAGCAGAAGTTGTAAGCATAGTTTTACTTACTATAGCTGCAGCATTTTTAGGAAAAGGTGCTGATCTTTTTTCACTCACTCAAAATTTATTGTATTTGGTAGGATTTTTAGCCCTTTGTATTTTTGGATTTAAATTTTTAGAAGTGCTTTTTTGGTGGTATCCACAGCTTAAAACCATACTTATGCCTTGGCAAGATCAAAACGAAAAAGATATAAGGTTTTGTATGGCTATATTTATCGCTATAGTTGCAATTATGATTTATTTTAAACTTGAAGTAGCCCTTGGAGCTTTTATAGCAGGTTCATTTATAGCTACTTTTTTTGATCATAAAAAGGATTTAGAGCATAAACTTTCTAGTTTTGGCTATGGCTTTTTAATCCCTATATTTTTCATCTATATAGGCTCAAGCTTTAAACTCCAAATGCTTTTAAATCCTCAAGTTTTAATCATAGCTTTTTCGCTAACTGCTTTTATGATAGGACTAAGAATATTTTGTGCTATGACTTTTGTAAAAATACTTGGTTTAAAAAATACCTTTTTATTTGGGCTAAGCCATTCTATGCCACTAACCTTACTCATTGCAGTAGCTACGCTTTCTTATCAAACCAATATCATCACTCAAGATATATACTCAGGTTTGGTTTTAACAGCATTGCTTGAAGCGATTTTAGCTATTAGCTTGATTAAATTTGTTAATAATCTTAGTAAAAAACAACTCTGCTAA
- a CDS encoding biotin synthase: MQIMLCAISNIASGGCGEDCKYCTQSAHVKTNINKYKKKDIDKIILEAKMAKKNEALGFCLVTAGAGLDDEKLEYVCKVAYAVQKEVEGLLLIACNGIANLEQLKELKKAGIFSYNHNLETSKEFFPNICSTHTWEQRFQTNLYAKEAGLMLCCGGIYGLGESEADRKSFRASLKELDPFSSPINFFIPNENLKLKQDLLNADEALNIIKDTKKDLPNTHIMVAGGREVVLKERQYEIFNAGASAIVVGDYLTTKGEEPSKDIQKLKQMGFSFASSCH; the protein is encoded by the coding sequence ATGCAAATTATGCTTTGTGCTATATCTAATATAGCAAGTGGAGGATGCGGGGAAGATTGCAAATACTGCACTCAAAGCGCTCATGTAAAAACTAATATCAATAAATATAAAAAAAAAGATATAGACAAAATCATCTTAGAAGCTAAAATGGCTAAGAAAAATGAGGCTTTAGGTTTTTGTTTGGTTACGGCTGGAGCTGGGCTTGATGATGAGAAACTTGAGTATGTATGCAAAGTAGCTTATGCGGTACAAAAAGAAGTAGAAGGACTTTTACTCATAGCTTGTAATGGCATAGCAAATTTAGAGCAACTCAAAGAATTAAAAAAAGCAGGAATTTTTTCTTATAATCACAACTTAGAAACCTCTAAAGAATTTTTCCCAAACATTTGCTCTACGCATACTTGGGAGCAAAGATTTCAAACTAATCTTTATGCCAAAGAAGCTGGGCTAATGCTTTGTTGTGGTGGAATTTATGGACTTGGAGAAAGCGAGGCTGATAGAAAAAGCTTTAGAGCAAGTTTAAAAGAGCTTGATCCTTTTTCTTCGCCTATTAATTTTTTTATACCAAATGAGAATTTAAAACTCAAACAAGACTTATTAAACGCTGATGAAGCTTTAAATATCATTAAAGACACCAAAAAAGACTTACCAAATACACATATCATGGTAGCAGGCGGCAGAGAAGTTGTGCTAAAAGAAAGACAATATGAAATTTTTAATGCAGGTGCTAGTGCTATAGTAGTAGGGGATTATCTTACTACCAAAGGAGAAGAACCTAGCAAAGATATACAAAAATTAAAACAAATGGGATTTAGCTTTGCTAGCTCATGCCATTGA